The Candidatus Bathyarchaeota archaeon genome includes the window TCGTCAAGGATGATTAGTGCGAATGGTATGTTGCCGAAGCCTGAGCGGCTGTAACGGGAGAAGTCTTTGATGCGGTCACGGACTGTGTCGATGCCTCTTTCGTCGGAAGCGTTTAGCTCAAGCGTGAAGCTTTTCCAGTTTGCGCCGTACAGTTCATGAGCGATGCATAAGGCGACGGTGGTTTTTCCTGTGCCGGGGATGCCTGCCAGCAACAGATGCGGCATGGTTTTTGGGTTTCGCATGAACGCTTTAAGGCTATCTACTATCTCTTTTAAGTCTACGACTTCATCGAGTGTTTTTGGGCGGTACTTCTCCACCCACATAAGTCCTTCTTCATTAGCTGCCATTAAGGTAAACCTTCAACAATTATTATTACAATAGGTGCTTTTACTTTACTAATTTATCTTTCCCTGACAAGAAAAAATAGTTTGGCAAGGTATCAGCCGATTTTGCTTCCTTCAGCAATGTCCTTTTCTGGCTGCAAAACTGTAACGTTTCCTGCTTCGTCTTCAGCGGCTAATATCATGCACTGCGACTCCAGACCCGCCAACATGCGCCTCTGCAGATTCAACAAAAAGACGCATTTTTTACCCACCAACTCCTCAGGCGTATAATACTTGAGAAGCCCCGCCACCGCTTGCCTCTTCTCACTGCCAAAGTCAACTATTAATTTAATCAGCTTCTTAGATTCAGGGACTTGCGTAGCTTCAATTATTTTTCCTACTCGAAAATCAAACTTTTGGAAATCAGCAAACGATACTTCTTCAGCCAATGTTTAACCCTCAAGCGGATAGTTACTGAGCTTTTAGATATTTACTTTGCTTTCACTGGCAAGCTGTATGCGTTGTTGAGTCGCTAACTTGTGAGCTTGAATTAGCGGCTCTGGGATTCGGTTTTTTGCGCAGTGCTTTACGATTCGAACTGAGGTCTCTAAGGATACCATGTGACCGACGCTAACGTAGACGGGTTTGGCACCCTGCTTGGTTGTTACTGCTTCGCCGATGACTTCGCTATTGTCAACCAAAAAAGTTCTCCCGCCCTTCTCAACTGGCGTGCCAATCAATCTGCTCTTTGCCGCACCCACAGTCGGTTTGCCTATTACAAGCCCAAGGTGACTGGCGAACCCGCACCTATACGGATGCGCTAAGCCTTGCGCGTCAACTAAGAAAACGTCAGGCTGAATCTTTAGCCGCTGGATGGCTGACACTGCAGAAGGGATTTCTCTAAAAGACAGCAAAGTTGGAACGTAGGGCATTTTCACTTGGCGCACCGCAACTTGGGCTTCCAAAAGCTGCAACGACTCATAATCTAAAACCACTACTGCTCCAATGCCCGCATTGTCCACGTATGAAACGTCAACGCCGCCGACGGTCTCCAACTTTTCTGGTAGTCTGTCTTCACGGATAATCTTCTTTGATAAGCAAACTTGGATTTCGTGAGCTTTTTTTACTGAAAAATTCGTCAGTTTGGGCAATTCAAGTGCTTAACTCTTTTTTTGCTTCTTACGCTTAGTCGTGCGTTTGGCTGATTCAACTCTTTTTAGTTGATCCTCAAGTGACTTTCTGCGTACTTCAAGCGTTATGTCACCGCGGGTATTCTCTATTATTCTTCGGGCAATGTCTGATTTATGCCTGAGTCCCGGCACAAGCATGTAAGCCTCATCCAAAGCCAACAACTGCATGAAAACTTGATCCATAATTTTAAGGCACTCTTCGCCTGCTTCCACCTTGCCTTCACGCAAATTATCCAATGCTAAGCGTCGGTATTCGCCGATTACATCCGCTAATCCCAAAACGTAATCGACAGATGGTACATGTATCTCTGAAGGCGTCACAAAACGGCCTTCCTTGACAAGCATCAGAAAAATGTTAGCCTCCGAATACTCTTGTAGGGCAGCGCTAAACATGCCTCCGTAAATAATCTCAGGACACTCATCAGCTAATTTTTGGAGGTTTGAGATCATTTCTTTAGCGCTCGCAATCATTTCTTGTGCGTCTTTGATTCTTTTTTGATGAATAAGCAAAATCGCCTGCTTTGAAAGGCTCGTGGCTTTCCGCATGCTTTCATGCGTTTCGTCACGAACCTTGTTTTTCTCCACCAGTTCCTGTTTTACTTCTTGAATAACTTTTTCTAAAGCTGCCAAAACAACACCACAAAGTAAGGTAATTGAGCTGTTATTTATTTCAATTTCTTAAATGCGCTCTGTTCTTTAGCGTTTTTCTGAGTTGCCCCACTTTTCAACCAGTAGTTTCCTGTCGCCTAATTCGAAGCTTACCTTGACGAAAATTGTGTCTGAGCCTTTAAAGGGAAACATGCTGTCTTCTGCCAAGTCTTTTGGCAAATAGACAAGGTACTTGCCGTCTTTTCTTCGAAAGAGGCGTCCTTTTCCTTCGCTTACCATGGTAGCAACCGCTCATTGAAAGGGACTAGATTGTATATAAGTTTTATCTGAACTTTTCAAACGATACTCACATAGCACTAACTTGTATCGGCTTCTTTAACCTGCTCAGCAATACAACACGGCTCTCTGGCGCTTCATC containing:
- a CDS encoding endonuclease V, producing MPKLTNFSVKKAHEIQVCLSKKIIREDRLPEKLETVGGVDVSYVDNAGIGAVVVLDYESLQLLEAQVAVRQVKMPYVPTLLSFREIPSAVSAIQRLKIQPDVFLVDAQGLAHPYRCGFASHLGLVIGKPTVGAAKSRLIGTPVEKGGRTFLVDNSEVIGEAVTTKQGAKPVYVSVGHMVSLETSVRIVKHCAKNRIPEPLIQAHKLATQQRIQLASESKVNI
- the metG gene encoding methionine--tRNA ligase subunit beta → MAEEVSFADFQKFDFRVGKIIEATQVPESKKLIKLIVDFGSEKRQAVAGLLKYYTPEELVGKKCVFLLNLQRRMLAGLESQCMILAAEDEAGNVTVLQPEKDIAEGSKIG